From one Synechocystis sp. PCC 6803 substr. PCC-P genomic stretch:
- the hisD gene encoding histidinol dehydrogenase — translation MTRILKLSHLTPQQLNQLKRRSEQNIDQALAIAKEVIEQVKMEGDAGVLHYSRQFDFAGATAENLRVSEAEFAEAEKLVDPELRRAVEHAFRNIEKVHAGQMPPPMHLAEIEPGVFAGEKITPLPTVGLYVPRGKGAFPSMMLMLAVPARVAGVKKIVVCTPPDKEGKVEPVSLVTARMAGVDEVYKLGGVQALAAIAYGTKTVSKVDKLIGPCSIYGAAAKRLLSGIVDVGLPAGPSESIVLADETTDPKLAALDLLIEAEHGSDSAALLVTHSASLAEKALGYLGEYLEKLPPWRKKFCEDGLGSYGGILLTDSLQASLDFINDYAPEHLQVLTADPLKLVGKIDNAGEILLGNYTPSSAATYAIGVNAVLPTGGFARSYSAVSVFDFLKRSTLAYLTEEGFAGVKETVTTLADYEDFPAHALAIRERENLL, via the coding sequence GTGACTCGTATTCTTAAGCTCTCGCACCTTACCCCCCAACAATTAAACCAACTCAAACGTCGCTCGGAACAAAACATTGACCAAGCCCTGGCGATCGCCAAGGAAGTTATTGAGCAGGTAAAAATGGAGGGAGATGCGGGGGTTTTGCATTACAGCCGTCAGTTTGACTTCGCTGGGGCCACGGCGGAAAATTTGCGGGTGAGTGAAGCGGAATTTGCCGAAGCGGAAAAGTTGGTGGATCCTGAACTACGGCGGGCGGTGGAACACGCTTTTCGCAATATTGAAAAGGTTCATGCTGGGCAAATGCCTCCCCCCATGCACCTAGCGGAAATTGAGCCGGGGGTATTTGCGGGGGAAAAAATTACGCCTCTGCCCACGGTGGGTTTGTACGTGCCCAGGGGTAAGGGGGCTTTCCCTTCCATGATGTTGATGTTGGCGGTGCCGGCCCGGGTGGCAGGGGTAAAGAAAATTGTGGTTTGTACTCCCCCTGACAAAGAGGGAAAAGTGGAGCCGGTTTCCTTGGTCACTGCCCGCATGGCCGGAGTGGATGAGGTCTATAAATTGGGTGGTGTCCAGGCCCTTGCGGCAATCGCCTACGGCACCAAAACGGTTAGCAAAGTGGATAAGCTAATTGGCCCCTGCAGCATTTACGGTGCGGCGGCGAAAAGATTACTGTCCGGCATTGTTGATGTGGGTTTACCGGCAGGACCCAGTGAGTCCATTGTTTTAGCTGATGAAACCACTGACCCCAAGCTGGCGGCGTTGGATTTGTTGATCGAAGCGGAACACGGCTCCGACTCAGCGGCGCTGTTGGTGACCCACTCTGCAAGTTTGGCGGAAAAGGCATTGGGTTATTTAGGGGAATACCTGGAAAAACTCCCCCCCTGGCGCAAAAAGTTTTGTGAAGATGGTCTGGGTTCCTATGGCGGCATTTTGCTCACTGATAGTTTGCAAGCTTCCCTAGATTTCATTAACGATTACGCTCCGGAACATTTGCAGGTGTTGACGGCGGACCCCCTCAAATTGGTGGGCAAAATCGACAATGCGGGGGAAATTTTGCTGGGCAATTACACTCCGTCTTCAGCCGCTACCTATGCCATTGGGGTAAATGCGGTGCTTCCCACGGGAGGCTTTGCCCGTTCCTACTCGGCGGTGTCGGTGTTTGATTTCCTCAAGCGTTCTACCCTAGCTTATTTAACGGAGGAAGGTTTTGCTGGGGTGAAGGAAACGGTCACTACCCTAGCGGACTATGAGGATTTTCCAGCCCATGCCCTGGCCATACGGGAACGGGAAAATTTGCTTTAA
- a CDS encoding mercuric reductase: protein MNNSTVSSIDITPQDRYNQQLLAHVHPPDWINPSPKDQYDLVVIGAGTAGLVVAAGAAGLGIGLKVALIEKHLMGGDCLNFGCIPSKALISSARVVGVMNNANSLGIKKPDSIEIDFPAVMARMRQIRTGISHHDSAQRFRDLGIDVFLGEGHFVRNNQIEVGGAILNYKKAIIATGAKAVKPNIPGIEEVGFLTNETVFSLTACPDRLGVIGGGPIGCELAQAFQRLGAQVTLFHRGSHLLNKEDPEAAAIVQESLIKDGIELILNAKLERAELTDRGKVLHYRANGDSGTIVVDEILVGAGRAPNVEELNLEAVGVKFDRRGVKVNDYLQTTSPQIYAAGDICMDWKFTHAADAAARIVIKNTLFSPFGLGRSKLSSLTMPWVTYTDPEIAHVGLNETMAEALDIGYKIIKIPFSQVDRAIAADETEGFLKIIHVANSDEILGATIVASHAGEMISEITTAIVNKIGLSKLAGVIHPYPTQAEAIKKAADTYRRTLLTNNTKNLLKLLTKFPSKLF from the coding sequence ATGAATAATTCTACTGTCTCTAGTATTGACATTACTCCCCAAGATAGATACAACCAACAATTACTAGCCCATGTTCATCCTCCGGACTGGATTAATCCTTCTCCTAAAGATCAATATGACCTGGTAGTTATTGGAGCTGGCACCGCTGGTTTAGTCGTAGCTGCTGGGGCAGCGGGTTTAGGTATTGGTCTTAAAGTTGCTTTAATTGAAAAGCATTTGATGGGGGGCGATTGTCTCAACTTTGGTTGCATTCCTTCTAAGGCCCTAATTAGCTCCGCAAGGGTGGTAGGAGTAATGAATAATGCTAATAGTTTAGGCATCAAAAAACCAGACAGCATTGAAATTGATTTTCCCGCTGTGATGGCGAGAATGCGTCAAATTAGGACCGGCATTAGCCACCATGACTCTGCTCAAAGATTTCGGGATTTGGGCATTGATGTTTTTCTTGGAGAAGGACATTTTGTTCGTAATAATCAAATTGAGGTGGGAGGGGCTATTCTTAACTACAAAAAAGCCATAATTGCCACTGGAGCGAAAGCGGTTAAACCTAACATTCCTGGCATAGAAGAAGTCGGATTTTTAACTAATGAAACAGTGTTTTCCTTAACGGCATGCCCCGATCGCCTAGGGGTCATTGGAGGTGGCCCGATTGGGTGTGAGTTAGCCCAAGCTTTTCAACGATTGGGGGCGCAAGTTACGCTCTTTCATCGGGGTAGTCATTTGTTGAACAAAGAAGATCCGGAAGCGGCGGCGATTGTACAGGAATCCTTAATCAAAGATGGCATTGAACTAATTTTAAACGCCAAATTGGAACGGGCAGAATTAACTGATCGGGGTAAAGTTTTGCATTACAGGGCTAATGGCGATTCTGGCACCATTGTAGTGGATGAAATTCTGGTTGGTGCAGGGCGAGCCCCTAATGTGGAGGAATTAAACTTAGAGGCTGTGGGGGTAAAATTTGATCGCCGAGGAGTGAAAGTCAACGATTATTTGCAAACTACCAGCCCGCAAATTTATGCCGCCGGGGATATTTGTATGGACTGGAAATTCACCCATGCCGCCGATGCCGCCGCCCGCATTGTGATTAAAAATACTCTCTTTTCTCCCTTCGGTTTAGGACGCAGTAAACTAAGCAGTTTAACCATGCCTTGGGTAACCTACACCGACCCAGAAATTGCCCATGTAGGATTAAATGAAACTATGGCTGAGGCCTTAGACATAGGCTATAAAATTATTAAAATTCCCTTTTCCCAGGTTGACCGGGCGATCGCCGCTGACGAGACAGAGGGATTTTTGAAAATTATCCACGTAGCCAACAGTGATGAAATTTTAGGTGCTACCATTGTTGCCTCCCATGCCGGGGAAATGATTTCTGAAATTACCACGGCTATTGTTAATAAAATTGGCTTAAGCAAATTAGCCGGGGTGATCCATCCCTATCCCACCCAGGCCGAAGCGATTAAAAAAGCCGCCGATACTTACCGCCGTACTTTGCTCACTAATAATACGAAAAATTTACTAAAACTTCTAACTAAATTTCCCAGTAAATTATTCTAG